A genome region from Penicillium psychrofluorescens genome assembly, chromosome: 3 includes the following:
- a CDS encoding uncharacterized protein (ID:PFLUO_005402-T1.cds;~source:funannotate) yields MADTLLLSPQEYYSSLSGDRPSLEEKFHDIDNKTHFYNAMRRLEDPRTRNFVLDFGNEDAWYGANLDTEDIKLLLSRPAITTYYGVSERLQGMMCTEPVVPPPRPVALPKGRHSRDCDHSEKPTGDVESAIFLKDLSAPDHTPQEAASFKSLTFSRVTDQIWHFSSVDHGPRYTCVGYNTLFVVPHMHMPNGKDLPDGRRLWSWLILFEDGTVLSIQENPFPRGQGQESMEDMKRVLDVVRRNIRFIFSGVSRQHSSVSENDSLVTIRVRHFTDFGPDQANIKQGDGPSLLFYYIFDDWMSSYGLIAKREHKYGVALDQMRGNMLNQPEVNLVNELHWLGRRLAVLKRLYQSYELIMRRLLQRQRMFRDELRQAPPPPLSYGTTFGDIEFSDLRQSSLVSNPSQPGITDKPVGVHLSSAAVARFERLADRINLYCLSEIDSCLTEKESLTFLNFNLIALKDSQAVEKLTRITILLAKATILFLPVSLMTAYFSTDLVKGNYSVTQYWVAFAVILVVSILMLMIFGMASDTVEGKTIYRSLVRTFFRTSRERMMQQRR; encoded by the exons ATGGCCGAcacgctgctgctgagccCGCAGGAGTACTACTCCAGTCTATCGGGGGACAGGCCCTCACTGGAAGAAAAATTCCATGATATCGACAACAAGACTCACTTCTACAATGCCATGCGCCGTCTAGAGGACCCGCGCACCCGGAACTTTGTACTGGACTTTGGCAACGAGGATGCCTGGTATGGCGCCAACCTGGACACCGAGGATATCAAACTACTCCTGAGCAGGCCG GCCATCACCACATACTATGGGGTCTCAGAACGACTGCAGGGGATGATGTGCACCGAACCAGTTGTGCCGCCCCCCAGGCCCGTCGCGTTACCTAAAGGAAGACATTCGCGCGATTGCGACCACTCCGAGAAGCCAACGGGCGATGTCGAAAGCGCAATCTTCCTCAAGGATCTGTCAGCTCCGGATCATACGCCTCAGGAAGCCGCCTCGTTCAAGAGTTTGACCTTTTCTCGAGTCACCGATCAGATTTGGCATTTCTCATCCGTGGACCATGGCCCTCGAT ACACTTGCGTCGGCTACAATACGTTATTTGTGGTTCCGCACATGCACATGCCGAATGGCAAAGACCTGCCAGATGGGAGACGGCTGTGGTCGTGGCTCATTCTTTTCGAAGACG GAACCGTCCTTTCAATCCAGGAGAACCCGTTCCCACGAGGGCAGGGCCAAGAGTCCATGGAGGACATGAAGCGTGTTCTTGACGTAGTGCGCCGAAACATccgcttcatcttctcgggCGTGTCCCGGCAGCACTCTTCCGTATCCGAGAACGATTCGCTGGTCACCATTCGAGTGCGCCATTTCACCGACTTCGGGCCCGACCAGGCAAATATCAAGCAGGGGGACGGGCCTAGCCTGCTATTTTACTACATCTTCGATGACTGGATGTCCAGCTATGGACTCATTGCTAAACGAGAACACAAATACGGGGTTGCCCTGGACCAAATG AGAGGAAACATGCTCAACCAGCCCGAGGTGAACTTGGTGAATGAGTTGCACTGGCTAGGTCGCCGGCTGGCGGTCCTCAAGCGGCTCTATCAAAGCTACGAGCTGATCATGCGGCGTCTATTACAGCGACAGCGCATGTTCCGCGACGAACTCCGCCAGGCGCCACCGCCACCGCTGTCGTACGGCACCACTTTTGGGGATATCGAGTTCTCCGATCTACGGCAGTCGAGCCTGGTCAGCAACCCCAGCCAGCCCGGCATCACCGATAAGCCCGTCGGGGTGCATCTGAGCTCGGCCGCGGTGGCGCGCTTTGAGCGGCTGGCAGATCGGATCAATCTGTACTGCCTGAGCGAGATTGACAGCTGTCTCACGGAGAAGGAGTCATTGACGTTCTTG AACTTCAACTTGATCGCGCTCAAGGACTCGCAGGCCGTGGAGAAGTTGACGCGGATCACAATCCTGCTGGCCAAGGCGACCATTCTGTTCCTGCCCGTCAGTCTGATGACGGCGTACTTCTCGACGGACCTGGTCAAGGGTAACTACTCGGTGACGCAATACTGGGTGGCCTTTGCGGTGATACTGGTGGTGTCCATTCTAATGCTGATGATCTTTGGGATGGCCAGCGATACGGTGGAGGGCAAGACGATCTACCGGTCGTTGGTGAGAACGTTCTTCCGGACGTCGCGCGAGCGGATGATGCAGCAGCGCcggtga
- a CDS encoding uncharacterized protein (ID:PFLUO_005401-T1.cds;~source:funannotate): MGLAFSKLFDRLWGRKEMRILMVGLDAAGKTTILYKLKLGEIVTTIPTIGFNVETVEYKNIQFTVWDVGGQDKIRPLWRHYFQNTQGIIFVVDSNDRDRIVEAREELQRMLNEDELRDALLLVFANKQDLPNAMSPAEITQQLGLQSLTRRAWFIQSTCATTGDGLYEGLEWLAETLRKTNRD; this comes from the exons ATGGGTCTCGCATTCTCGAAGCTGTTCGATAGACTATGGGGTCGCAAGGAGATGCGAATTCTGATGGTTGGCCTGGACGCCGCCGGAAAGACCACCATCCTGTACAAGCTGAAGCTCGGTGAAATCGTCACCACCATTCCCACGATCG GATTTAACGTCGAGACCGTCGAGTACAAGAACATCCAGTTCACCGTGTGGGATGTCGGTGGTCAGGACAAGATCCGCCCCCTGTGGCGCCACTACTTCCAGAACACCCAGGGTATCATCTTCGTGGTGGACAGCAACGATCGGGACCGTATTGTCGAGGCCCGCGAGGAGTTGCAGCGCATGTtgaacgaggacgagctcCGGGATGCCCTGCTCCTGGTGTTCGCCAACAAGCAAGATCTGCCG AACGCTATGAGCCCCGCCGAGATCACCCAGCAGCTTGGTCTGCAGAGCCTCACCCGCCGCGCCTGG TTCATCCAATCCACCTGCGCCACCACGGGTGATGGTCTGTACGAGGGTCTGGAGTGGCTCGCTGAGACGCTGCGGAAAACGAACCGGGACTAA